In Fundulus heteroclitus isolate FHET01 chromosome 16, MU-UCD_Fhet_4.1, whole genome shotgun sequence, a single genomic region encodes these proteins:
- the LOC105929899 gene encoding nuclear GTPase SLIP-GC has translation MDDFVCDKLNEWRLSELIDTFKDEGIDSESLYELKDEHIDKLIPKMGPNLKFKRRLNLLKKEQNTNQRMHHVPPQGQQEGEEATGMTEVLPTTSDTGKRKLDPLCESSKGQPAVKRKRDTNSVKETRILHSVKSTMGNVLAKLNNQEDTNLNMFLKTKIKNLEIEKKELVGVFGKTGAGKTSLINAVIGEKNLLPSGRGKACTSAMIKVEANKRNEKYEAEIEFISPEEWEDELGSLLHTIEQVIPESHNNDECDIDDTDARDKLTAVYGEEWTEKSCEQLMEPKYFREIPEFLSSTQKSLPSKSAKDLSESIMKYTRNGTKDKQKEKGWYWPIVKSVTVRVPNNNLLQHVTLVDLPGNGDRNKSRDTMWKEIVGNCSAVWVVTEMNRPVAEKEPWEILREISSQLGNGGECRHIHFICTKSDDMDDLHEYNKADAQDLILKTNQETKAIVNEELNKETKLKKHFSDECLQVFTVSSKDFFRGEYLSPENTEIPRLQEFLQNLNDCQSETSNYVSGAHGILSLIHGANSRRDDGGNEDVCVTLENNLSFQIESIKHEMNYIKAQFEKCLQEGVERSKSSCEDILESALNPKRKSGCRGFHKQLKKAVENGGICKPKKGKEINLNMKLTSSLTDSIDEEFRNTFPNEGKSGPFKGVINKFTLDTEGLKQKYEELELQLVFLKSEEDRLKTDMRKDIRKQKKIVYRSLTKTVEEAMQNCYKKAAVFTGEGTLQNMRDTIGEHVHASKNTMFEDAKNNMMKLLQDLMEEVLGRLEKTMKESIELSLRTDEHSLLDVSSELKKVQKLYNELRKSS, from the exons ATGGATGATTTTGTTTGTGACAAACTAAATGAGTGGCGCCTGAGTGAGTTGATAGACACATTTAAAG ATGAAGGCATTGACTCTGAAAGTCTTTATGAGCTCAAGGATGAACACATTGATAAGTTGATTCCAAAAATGGGACCGAACTTAAAATTCAAAAGGAGACTCAACCTGTTGAAG AAGgaacaaaacacaaatcagAGAATGCATCATGTTCCACCACAG GGTCAACAGGAGGGTGAAGAAGCTACTGGTATGACTGAG GTTCTCCCAACTACAAGTGATACAG GAAAGAGAAAACTTGACCCACTGTGCGAGTCTAGCAAAGGACAACCAGCAGTGAAAAGGAAGCGTGATACAAATTCTGTCAAAG aaacaaggatATTACATTCTGTGAAAAGCACAATGGGAAATGTTCTTGCCAAACTAAACAATCAAGAAGACACAAATCTCAATATGTTCTTGAA GACTAAAATAAAGAATCTGGAGATAGAAAAGAAGGAGCTGGTTGGTGTCTTTGGTAAAACTGGAGCTGGGAAGACATCTTtgataaatgctgtaattgGAGAGAAGAATCTTTTGCCGTCTGGAAGGGGTAAAGCCTGCACCTCAGCCATGATTAAAGTTGAGGCTAACAAGCGCAATGAAAAATATGAAGCAGAAATTGAATTCATTTCACCAGAG GAGTGGGAAGATGAGTTGGGCTCACTGCTTCATACAATTGAACAAGTAATTCCAGAAAGTCACAACAATGATGAGTGTGATATAGATGATACTGACGCTAGAGACAAGCTGACAGCTGTTTACGGAGAGGAATGGACAGAAAAATCTTGTGAACAACTCATGGAGCCCAAGTACTTCAGAGAAATTCCTGAATTTCTTTCATCAACACAGAAAAGTTTGCCTTCTAAATCA GCTAAGGACCTATCTGAGTCTATTATGAAGTACACTAGAAATGGCaccaaagacaaacagaaagaaaagggatGGTATTGGCCAATTGTGAAGAGTGTGACTGTCCGGGTACCAAATAATAACTTGCTTCAGCATGTCACACTGGTGGACCTTCCTGGAAATGGAGACCGAAataagagcagagacacaatgtGGAAAGAG attgttGGAAACTGCTCTGCAGTCTGGGTTGTCACTGAAATGAACCGACCAGTAGCAGAAAAAGAACCCTGGGAGATTCTGAGAGAAATTAGCAGCCAGCTTGGAAACGGGGGAGAGTGTCGACACATTCACTTTATCTGCACCAAGTCTGATGACATGGATGATTTACATGAATA caatAAAGCTGATGCTCAGGACTTGATACTCAAAACAAACCAGGAAACCAAAGCAATTGTGAACGAAGAATTGAACAAAGAGACCAAGCTTAAG AAACACTTCAGTGATGAATGTTTACAAGTGTTCACAGTGAGCTCAAAAGACTTTTTCAGAGGGGAATATCTAAGTCCAGAAAACACTG aaatACCCAGGCTGCAGGAATTTTTGCAAAATCTCAATGACTGTCAATCTGAGACATCAAACTATGTGTCTGGAGCTCATGGCATCCTCTCTTTGATTCATGGGGCCAACTCAAGAAGAGAT GATGGCGGAAATGAGGATGTGTGTGTAACCCTTGAAAATAATTTAAGTTTTCAAATTGaatcaataaaacatgaaatgaaCTATATCAAAGCACAATTTGAAAAATGCCTTCAAGAAGGAGTTGAGAGATCCAAAAGCTCATGCGAAGACATCTTGGAATCTGCCCTAAATCCCAAG AGAAAGAGTGGTTGTCGGGGTTTTCATAAACAACTGAAAAAAGCTGTAGAAAATGGCGGCATCTGCAAACCTAAAAAGGGGAAAGAAATCAACCTCAACATGAAATTAACTTCCTCTCTGACTGACAGCATTGATGAGGaattcagaaacacttttcc AAATGAAGGAAAATCTGGTCCATTCAAAGGAGTGATAAATAAGTTCACACTTGACACTGAAGGACTAAAACAGAAGTACGAAGAATTGGAGCTGCAGCTGGTATTTCTCAAGTCAGAG GAAGACCGTCTTAAGACAGACATGAGAAAAGATATTcggaagcagaaaaaaattgtcTACAGGAGTCTAACAAAAACAGTTGAGGAAGCCATGCAAAACTGCTACAAAA AAGCAGCAGTTTTTACAGGAGAAGGTACACTGCAGAACATGCGGGACACTATAGGGGAACATGTACATGCATCAAAGAACACCATGTTTGAAGATGCTAAAAACAACATGATGAAACTACTGCAAGATTTGatg GAGGAAGTCCTGGGAAGACTGGAGAAAACCATGAAAGAATCTATTGAGCTCTCACTCAGGACTGATGAGCACTCACTTCTAG ATGTTTCCTCAGAGCTTAAGAAGGTCCAAAAACTCTACAATGAGCTACGGAAAAGCAGTTAA